Genomic window (Streptomyces liliiviolaceus):
GATCGCCCTGGCGAACGTCTACCGCGACTACGCGCGAGAGCATCCCGGCCGCTACGCCGCCGCCCAGTTCAAGCTCACCCCCGAGGCGGCAGCCGCCAGCGCCGGAAGCAGGCACGCGCAGATGACGCGGGCCATCCTGCGCGGTTACGACCTCACGGAACCGGACCAGACCCACGCGGTCCGCCTCCTGGGCAGCGTCTTCCACGGTTACGTCAGCCTGGAACTGAGCGGCGGATTCAGTCACAGCGCGCCGGACTCCCAGGAGACCTGGACCAGCATCCTCGACGCCCTCGACGCACTCCTGCGGAACTGGCCCGCCCAGTAGTCCCGCCCGGCAAGCCCCCCCCCAGAACCGACAAGGTCGAAGCCATGCGCAGCGAGAACACCTCAGCCACCACACCCGACTGGATCACCACGCCCATCACGGCGGACCTCCTGCGAGGCGCCCTCGATCTGGAACGCACCGAGCACGGCGTACTGCCGCACCGGCTGCCCGCCTGGGTCCGCGCCCAGTACGCCGACGGCCAGCTGGCCATGGCCGAGTCCCAGCCGTCCGGCGTACGCCTGGCCTTCCGCACCCGGGCCACCGCCGTCGAACTGGACACGCTGCCCACCAAGCGGGTCTACACGGGCGCCCCGCCCCGCCCGGACGGCGTGTACGAACTGCTCGTCGACGGGGTCCTGGCCGGCCGGAGCAGTGTGCGGGACGGCAACACCCTGACCGTCGACATGACCACGGGAAGCGCCGAACTCCGGCCCGGCCCGGTCGGCACCGTCCGCTTCACCGACCTGCCCGAGAGCGCCGGCGCCGGCAAGAACGTCGAGATCTGGCTGCCGCACAACGAGACCACCGAACTGGTGGCCCTGCGCACCGACGCCCCTGTCGAGCCCGCTGCCGACCCGGGACGCCGGGTGTGGCTGCATCACGGCAGCTCCATCAGCCACGGTTCCGACGCCGCGGGCCCGACCTCGATCTGGCCGGCCCTCGCCGCGTCCCTCGGCGGTGTGGAACTGATCAACCTGGGCCTGGGCGGCAGCGCGCTGCTCGACCCGTTCACCGCCCGCACGCTCCGGGACACCCCCGCCGACCTGATCAGCGTCAAGATCGGCATCAACGTGGTCAACGCCGACGCGATGCGCATGCGCGCGTTCACGCCGGCCGTGCACGGCTTCCTCGACACGATCCGCGAAGGCCACCCGGACACACCGCTGTTGGTCGTCTCGCCGATCCTGTGCCCCATCCACGAGGACACGCCCGGTCCGAGCGCCCCGGACCTGGCCCACATGAGCGAGGGCCGGTTGAAGTTCGCGGCCATGGGCGATCCGGCGGAGACGGCGGCCGGGAAACTGACACTGCGGGTCATCCGGGACGAGCTGGCCCGGATCGTGGCCCAGCGGTCGAAGGAGGACCCGAACCTCCACCACCTCGACGGGCTCCGCCTCTACGGCGAGGCGGACTTCGCCGAACTGCCGCTGCCCGACGAGCTCCACCCGGACGCGGCCACCCACCGCCGTATCGGCGAACGCTTCGCGGCACAGGTCTTCACCGCCGAAGGCGCCTTCGCGGCCCAGGAGGCCTGACGCCGGACAACGGCCGCCGGGCGCCGGGCGCGGACTTCAGCGACCCTCTCGCGCGCGGTCGTCCCGCGTACCGCCGTCCCGAGAGCCCTGGTCCCGCGAGCCGTCGTCCGGCGCGCCGTCACCCCACAGATGCTCGTCCTCCGGGTCGGCGCCGGCCGGGCG
Coding sequences:
- a CDS encoding TetR/AcrR family transcriptional regulator — its product is MPRAGLTTDRLIQAGADLADDVGFDQVTVSALARRFDVKVASLYSHLKNSQDLRTGIALLALEELADRGANALAGRAGKDALIALANVYRDYAREHPGRYAAAQFKLTPEAAAASAGSRHAQMTRAILRGYDLTEPDQTHAVRLLGSVFHGYVSLELSGGFSHSAPDSQETWTSILDALDALLRNWPAQ
- a CDS encoding GDSL-type esterase/lipase family protein — encoded protein: MRSENTSATTPDWITTPITADLLRGALDLERTEHGVLPHRLPAWVRAQYADGQLAMAESQPSGVRLAFRTRATAVELDTLPTKRVYTGAPPRPDGVYELLVDGVLAGRSSVRDGNTLTVDMTTGSAELRPGPVGTVRFTDLPESAGAGKNVEIWLPHNETTELVALRTDAPVEPAADPGRRVWLHHGSSISHGSDAAGPTSIWPALAASLGGVELINLGLGGSALLDPFTARTLRDTPADLISVKIGINVVNADAMRMRAFTPAVHGFLDTIREGHPDTPLLVVSPILCPIHEDTPGPSAPDLAHMSEGRLKFAAMGDPAETAAGKLTLRVIRDELARIVAQRSKEDPNLHHLDGLRLYGEADFAELPLPDELHPDAATHRRIGERFAAQVFTAEGAFAAQEA